A portion of the Cryptomeria japonica chromosome 5, Sugi_1.0, whole genome shotgun sequence genome contains these proteins:
- the LOC131042157 gene encoding uncharacterized protein LOC131042157 isoform X1 produces MGSACCVAASPRKPSLHNDGPFAACPEAILSLWDDNSDIEDMSRPANFTAIQRSVSLNGRGNRVSNSNSISHQQNLSENILVDSSPSDSSRAPHWPNSPLLFANNGDPVTGTADSIVGSHISETFSNEVCSTSSPSLNSNIPQSFTPSINTLDNLPRQSKSQPSRPGWFKSQLSSKQSSTFSRSIFSRHLHHACNNKHSGELSVTQIPELDSLDSSSQPASDGMRSSMVGESGCSSTMASRSVSDWWSMQTFSDLVASSKRDGFRWSDAESPPEIGWVTARESMEGDSLPVERIKVNNSQAAYTASHLEVNTCGICSHNLPYTSENMLHNLSVVAVLFCGHAYHAECLEQVTPEASKHDPSCPVCIESDDIVSERLAYPAEQVMRSKGGFLKAFRSKSQLSTKNKLSRRVANDDILVPEFFSGEILLSGNDQLSNDYFSKQSSSVLGKHSLNKRLFTRHFSLRGKSRKEHAPNDTACKLPITLRDSGESRKVSDFSLLHANKGSSSSFSYFKRRV; encoded by the exons ATGGGTTCTGCCTGTTGTGTGGCTGCTAGCCCACGTAAACCAAGTCTGCACAATGATGGACCTTTCGCTGCATGTCCAGAGGCAATTTTATCACTCTGGGATGATAATTCAGATATTGAAGATATGTCAAGACCTGCAAATTTTACAGCAATTCAAAGGTCTGTCTCTTTAAACGGCAGAGGCAACAGAGTTTCAAATTCAAATAGTATAAGTCATCAACAGAATCTTTCTGAAAATATTTTAGTAGATTCAAGCCCCTCAGATAGCTCTCGTGCACCACACTGGCCGAATTCTCCTCTTTTGTTTGCTAATAATGGAGACCCTGTCACTGGAACTGCAG ATTCAATTGTGGGTTCACATATATCAGAAACATTCTCCAACGAG GTATGCTCAACTTCTAGTCCTTCATTGAATTCGAATATACCACAATCGTTTACACCTTCAATAAATACATTGGACAATCTTCCAAGGCAGTCTAAAAGTCAGCCCAGTCGACCAGGTTGGTTCAAGAGTCAGCTCTCATCAAAGCAATCATCAACCTTTAGTAGGTCTATTTTCTCCAGGCACTTGCACCATGCTTGCAATAACAAGCATTCCGGGGAACTCTCTGTTACACAGATCCCTGAACTAGATTCGCTAGACAGCAGCTCCCAGCCTGCATCTGATGGAATGCGCTCCTCCATGGTTGGTGAAAGTGGTTGCAGCTCAACAATGGCTTCACGCAGTGTCTCTGATTGGTGGTCAATGCAAACATTTTCAGATCTTGTGGCTTCATCAAAAAGAGATGGTTTCCGTTGGAGTGATGCAGAGAGTCCTCCAGAGATTGGATGGGTTACTGCAAGAGAAAGCATGGAGGGAGATTCTCTGCCAGTTGAAAGGATTAAGGTCAACAATTCACAAGCTGCTTACACAGCCTCTCATTTGGAGGTTAATACGTGTGGCATTTGCTCACATAATTTGCCATATACCTCTGAAAATATGTTGCACAATCTCTCTGTTGTTGCAGTGCTGTTTTGTGGGCATGCCTACCATGCAGAGTGTCTGGAGCAAGTGACGCCTGAAGCAAGTAAGCATGACCCATCATGCCCTGTATGTATAGAAAGTGACGACATAGTTTCCGAGCGTCTGGCTTATCCAGCTGAGCAAGTTATGAGATCTAAAGGTGGGTTTTTGAAGGCTTTCAGGTCAAAGAGTCAATTGTCTACCAAAAACAAACTGTCTAGAAGAGTTGCAAATGATGATATCCTAGTTCCTGAATTCTTTTCTGGTGAGATTCTTTTGTCTGGCAATGATCAGTTGTCCAATGACTACTTTTCCAAACAGTCGTCCAGTGTACTTGGAAAGCATTCATTGAACAAACGTCTTTTTACAAGGCATTTTTCATTGAGGGGAAAATCTAGGAAGGAACATGCACCAAATGATACAGCTTGTAAATTGCCAATAACATTAAGGGATTCTGGGGAAAGCAGGAAAGTGAGCGACTTCTCACTGCTGCATGCTAACAAAGGATCTTCAAGTTCTTTTAGTTATTTCAAAAGGCGGGTCTAA
- the LOC131042157 gene encoding uncharacterized protein LOC131042157 isoform X2, producing MMDLSLHVQRQFYHSGMIIQILKICQDLQILQQFKDSIVGSHISETFSNEVCSTSSPSLNSNIPQSFTPSINTLDNLPRQSKSQPSRPGWFKSQLSSKQSSTFSRSIFSRHLHHACNNKHSGELSVTQIPELDSLDSSSQPASDGMRSSMVGESGCSSTMASRSVSDWWSMQTFSDLVASSKRDGFRWSDAESPPEIGWVTARESMEGDSLPVERIKVNNSQAAYTASHLEVNTCGICSHNLPYTSENMLHNLSVVAVLFCGHAYHAECLEQVTPEASKHDPSCPVCIESDDIVSERLAYPAEQVMRSKGGFLKAFRSKSQLSTKNKLSRRVANDDILVPEFFSGEILLSGNDQLSNDYFSKQSSSVLGKHSLNKRLFTRHFSLRGKSRKEHAPNDTACKLPITLRDSGESRKVSDFSLLHANKGSSSSFSYFKRRV from the exons ATGATGGACCTTTCGCTGCATGTCCAGAGGCAATTTTATCACTCTGGGATGATAATTCAGATATTGAAGATATGTCAAGACCTGCAAATTTTACAGCAATTCAAAG ATTCAATTGTGGGTTCACATATATCAGAAACATTCTCCAACGAG GTATGCTCAACTTCTAGTCCTTCATTGAATTCGAATATACCACAATCGTTTACACCTTCAATAAATACATTGGACAATCTTCCAAGGCAGTCTAAAAGTCAGCCCAGTCGACCAGGTTGGTTCAAGAGTCAGCTCTCATCAAAGCAATCATCAACCTTTAGTAGGTCTATTTTCTCCAGGCACTTGCACCATGCTTGCAATAACAAGCATTCCGGGGAACTCTCTGTTACACAGATCCCTGAACTAGATTCGCTAGACAGCAGCTCCCAGCCTGCATCTGATGGAATGCGCTCCTCCATGGTTGGTGAAAGTGGTTGCAGCTCAACAATGGCTTCACGCAGTGTCTCTGATTGGTGGTCAATGCAAACATTTTCAGATCTTGTGGCTTCATCAAAAAGAGATGGTTTCCGTTGGAGTGATGCAGAGAGTCCTCCAGAGATTGGATGGGTTACTGCAAGAGAAAGCATGGAGGGAGATTCTCTGCCAGTTGAAAGGATTAAGGTCAACAATTCACAAGCTGCTTACACAGCCTCTCATTTGGAGGTTAATACGTGTGGCATTTGCTCACATAATTTGCCATATACCTCTGAAAATATGTTGCACAATCTCTCTGTTGTTGCAGTGCTGTTTTGTGGGCATGCCTACCATGCAGAGTGTCTGGAGCAAGTGACGCCTGAAGCAAGTAAGCATGACCCATCATGCCCTGTATGTATAGAAAGTGACGACATAGTTTCCGAGCGTCTGGCTTATCCAGCTGAGCAAGTTATGAGATCTAAAGGTGGGTTTTTGAAGGCTTTCAGGTCAAAGAGTCAATTGTCTACCAAAAACAAACTGTCTAGAAGAGTTGCAAATGATGATATCCTAGTTCCTGAATTCTTTTCTGGTGAGATTCTTTTGTCTGGCAATGATCAGTTGTCCAATGACTACTTTTCCAAACAGTCGTCCAGTGTACTTGGAAAGCATTCATTGAACAAACGTCTTTTTACAAGGCATTTTTCATTGAGGGGAAAATCTAGGAAGGAACATGCACCAAATGATACAGCTTGTAAATTGCCAATAACATTAAGGGATTCTGGGGAAAGCAGGAAAGTGAGCGACTTCTCACTGCTGCATGCTAACAAAGGATCTTCAAGTTCTTTTAGTTATTTCAAAAGGCGGGTCTAA